A single Fusobacterium sp. SYSU M8D902 DNA region contains:
- a CDS encoding aminopeptidase P family protein yields the protein MEIAKRIENLRELMKKNSIDYYIIPSSDYHQSEYVGSYFKSREWISGFTGSAGTILITLEEAGLWTDGRYFIQAEKQLLGSGITLFKMGEEGVPTLNQYIKSKIKNKETIGFDGKVLATNFILSLQDELEDRAINFNYRFDLINELWNDRPSLPSSEVFILEEKYCGEGIESKLSRIRATLEAENCDMNIITSLDDIAWIFNLRGNDVVNNPVNLAYAIITTDRAILYIDEKKLNEKVEKYLYENKVEVRDYFEIYEDMERISNSNIIMMDLNKVNYAIFKNLNSEIKVVNRANPSTILKACKNKIELDNLRSCHIRDGVAVTKFMFWLKNSISKENITEISATEKLEDFRKEQALYIEPSFDTITAYEANAAMMHYKATEESNAKLAPRNMLLVDSGGQYFDGTTDITRTFILGDCSLEMKKHFTLVLKGMINLSKVKFLYGVTGTNLDILARQALWNIGIDYKCGTGHGVGFLLNVHEGPQGIRVQYNPQRLEEGMNVTNEPGVYIEGSHGIRLENELVVTKDEKTDFGQFMKFETITYAPLDLDGVVNELLSSEEIEFLNNYHKIVYDKISPFLTPEEKEWLKEYTREI from the coding sequence ATGGAAATTGCAAAAAGAATTGAAAATTTAAGAGAACTGATGAAAAAAAATAGTATAGATTACTATATCATTCCTTCATCAGACTATCATCAAAGTGAGTATGTTGGAAGTTATTTCAAAAGTAGAGAGTGGATATCTGGTTTTACAGGATCTGCTGGAACTATATTAATAACTCTTGAAGAGGCTGGACTTTGGACTGATGGTAGATATTTTATACAAGCGGAGAAACAACTACTTGGCAGTGGGATAACTCTATTCAAAATGGGAGAAGAGGGAGTTCCTACTCTTAACCAATATATTAAATCTAAAATAAAAAACAAGGAAACAATTGGTTTTGATGGAAAAGTTTTAGCTACAAATTTCATCTTATCTCTTCAAGATGAGTTAGAGGATAGAGCAATTAATTTCAATTATAGATTCGATCTAATTAATGAGCTTTGGAATGATAGACCTAGCTTACCTTCTAGTGAAGTTTTTATCCTTGAAGAAAAGTATTGTGGTGAAGGTATCGAGAGTAAATTAAGTAGAATAAGAGCGACTCTTGAAGCAGAAAACTGCGATATGAATATCATCACTTCTCTAGATGATATTGCTTGGATATTCAATCTTAGAGGCAATGATGTTGTTAATAATCCTGTAAATCTTGCTTATGCTATCATAACAACTGACAGAGCTATCCTATATATTGACGAGAAAAAATTAAATGAAAAAGTTGAAAAATATCTTTATGAAAATAAAGTTGAAGTTAGAGATTATTTTGAAATTTATGAAGATATGGAAAGAATCTCAAACTCTAATATTATTATGATGGACTTAAATAAAGTTAACTATGCTATATTTAAAAACCTTAACTCTGAAATAAAGGTTGTCAATAGAGCAAATCCAAGTACTATATTAAAAGCTTGTAAAAATAAAATTGAGTTAGACAATCTAAGATCTTGTCATATTAGAGATGGAGTTGCTGTTACAAAATTTATGTTTTGGCTAAAAAACAGTATCTCAAAAGAAAATATCACAGAGATCTCAGCCACTGAAAAATTAGAGGACTTTAGAAAGGAACAAGCTCTTTATATTGAACCTAGTTTTGACACTATTACAGCTTATGAAGCTAATGCTGCAATGATGCATTACAAAGCTACTGAAGAGTCAAATGCTAAATTAGCTCCTAGAAACATGCTTTTAGTGGACTCAGGAGGACAATATTTTGATGGAACAACTGATATTACTAGAACTTTCATTCTTGGAGATTGTTCTTTGGAGATGAAAAAACATTTCACTCTTGTTTTAAAAGGAATGATCAATCTATCAAAAGTTAAATTCCTATATGGAGTTACTGGAACTAACTTAGATATATTGGCTAGACAAGCACTTTGGAATATTGGAATAGACTATAAATGTGGTACTGGTCATGGAGTTGGATTTTTACTAAATGTTCATGAAGGACCTCAAGGAATTAGAGTTCAATATAATCCTCAAAGATTGGAAGAGGGAATGAATGTTACTAATGAACCGGGAGTATATATTGAAGGATCTCACGGAATTAGATTAGAAAATGAATTGGTTGTTACAAAAGATGAAAAAACTGACTTTGGACAATTTATGAAGTTTGAAACAATAACTTATGCTCCATTGGATTTAGATGGAGTTGTAAATGAGCTATTATCTAGTGAAGAGATTGAGTTTTTAAATAATTATCATAAAATTGTGTATGATAAGATCTCTCCATTTTTAACTCCTGAAGAAAAAGAGTGGCTAAAAGAGTATACTCGAGAGATTTAA
- a CDS encoding 2-oxoacid:acceptor oxidoreductase family protein: MREIFEIRWHGRGGQGAKTASLLLADAAFSGGMYVQGFPEYGPERMGAPITAYNRISKNPVRVHSNIYEPDFVVVVDETLIESVDVTKGLKEDGAIIINSSKPASEFIPFLKGYKGRVFTCDARKISEETLGKNFPNTPMLGSVVKVSEVMEEKAFLKAMEESFKHKFASKPEVLKGNMDALIRSMNEVKE, translated from the coding sequence ATGAGAGAAATATTTGAAATCAGATGGCATGGTAGAGGAGGACAAGGTGCTAAAACTGCTTCTCTTCTATTAGCTGATGCTGCTTTTAGTGGTGGAATGTATGTACAAGGATTCCCAGAATATGGACCTGAAAGAATGGGAGCTCCCATTACTGCATACAATCGTATCTCTAAAAATCCCGTTAGAGTGCATTCTAATATTTATGAACCAGACTTTGTTGTAGTAGTTGACGAAACTTTAATAGAGAGTGTTGATGTTACTAAAGGTTTGAAAGAGGATGGTGCTATAATCATAAATAGTTCTAAACCTGCTTCTGAATTTATTCCCTTTTTAAAAGGATACAAAGGAAGAGTATTTACTTGTGATGCAAGAAAAATTTCTGAAGAGACTTTAGGTAAAAATTTCCCTAATACTCCTATGCTTGGATCAGTTGTAAAAGTTAGTGAAGTTATGGAAGAGAAAGCTTTCTTAAAGGCTATGGAAGAATCTTTTAAACATAAATTTGCTAGTAAACCAGAAGTTTTAAAAGGAAATATGGACGCATTAATTCGTTCTATGAATGAGGTGAAAGAATAA
- a CDS encoding 4Fe-4S binding protein has product MKNKAGLPIVEDIKWQDITPGGMVYEAGSAAQFRTGDWRSNRPVFIADNCKQCLLCVPCCPDSSIPVKDGKRLDFDMDHCKGCGICAKVCPFKAIEMVKE; this is encoded by the coding sequence ATGAAAAACAAAGCAGGATTACCTATAGTTGAAGATATAAAATGGCAAGATATCACTCCAGGTGGTATGGTTTATGAAGCTGGAAGTGCTGCTCAATTTAGAACAGGAGATTGGAGATCAAATAGACCAGTATTTATTGCTGACAACTGTAAACAATGTTTACTTTGTGTCCCTTGTTGTCCTGATTCATCAATTCCAGTAAAAGATGGTAAAAGACTTGATTTTGATATGGACCATTGTAAGGGTTGTGGAATTTGTGCAAAAGTCTGTCCTTTCAAAGCAATAGAAATGGTAAAAGAGTAA
- the porA gene encoding pyruvate ferredoxin oxidoreductase yields MSIRERMSGNEAIAIAMKQINPDVVPAFPITPSTEIPQYFSKFVADGSVDTEFIPVESEHSAMSAAMGSQAAGARTMTATSSCGLALMWEMLYVVSSARLPVTLACVNRALTGPININADHSDSMGARDAGWIQLYSETNQEAYDNMLQANRIGEHPDVQLPVMVCQDGFITSHAVENIELIEDDKAKAFVGEYKPEDYLLNAKRPIAVGPYDIVSYYMEHKVQQANAMKNAKKVILEVAAEFEKMTGRKYGFFEEYRLEDAEVAIVVINSTAGTAKTAIDEMRKEGKKVGLLKIRVFRPFPMEEIAQALKHIKMVAVMDKSEGFSAAGGPVFAEVRSALYDCNPRPKMVNYVYGLGGRDVTVAHIKEIFETLLKEKDEEVRDTYRHFGVRG; encoded by the coding sequence ATGAGTATAAGAGAAAGAATGTCAGGAAATGAAGCTATCGCTATAGCTATGAAGCAAATAAATCCAGATGTAGTACCAGCATTCCCAATAACTCCTTCAACAGAGATCCCACAATATTTCTCTAAATTTGTAGCTGATGGAAGTGTTGATACTGAATTTATACCTGTGGAGTCTGAACACAGTGCTATGTCTGCTGCTATGGGTTCACAAGCAGCTGGAGCAAGAACAATGACTGCAACTTCATCTTGTGGACTTGCTCTTATGTGGGAGATGCTATATGTAGTATCTTCAGCAAGACTTCCTGTTACATTAGCTTGTGTAAATAGAGCTTTGACAGGACCTATCAACATCAATGCTGACCATAGTGACTCTATGGGTGCTAGAGATGCTGGTTGGATTCAACTTTACAGTGAAACAAACCAAGAGGCTTATGACAATATGTTACAAGCTAACAGAATTGGAGAACATCCAGATGTTCAATTGCCAGTAATGGTATGTCAAGATGGATTTATAACAAGCCACGCTGTTGAAAATATAGAATTAATTGAAGATGATAAAGCCAAAGCATTTGTTGGTGAATATAAACCAGAAGATTACTTATTGAATGCTAAGAGACCTATAGCAGTTGGTCCTTATGATATAGTTTCTTACTATATGGAGCATAAAGTTCAACAAGCTAATGCTATGAAAAATGCTAAAAAAGTGATCTTAGAAGTAGCAGCAGAGTTTGAAAAAATGACTGGAAGAAAATATGGTTTCTTTGAAGAATATAGACTTGAAGATGCAGAAGTAGCAATAGTTGTAATCAACTCAACTGCTGGTACTGCTAAAACTGCTATAGACGAGATGAGAAAAGAGGGTAAAAAAGTTGGTTTATTAAAAATTAGAGTATTTAGACCTTTCCCTATGGAAGAGATTGCTCAAGCTTTAAAACATATTAAAATGGTAGCAGTAATGGATAAATCTGAAGGTTTCTCTGCAGCAGGTGGTCCAGTATTTGCTGAAGTTAGATCAGCTCTTTATGACTGCAACCCAAGACCTAAAATGGTTAACTATGTATATGGACTTGGAGGAAGAGATGTTACAGTAGCTCATATTAAAGAGATATTTGAAACTCTATTAAAAGAAAAAGATGAAGAAGTTAGAGATACATATAGACATTTTGGTGTAAGAGGGTAG
- a CDS encoding thiamine pyrophosphate-dependent enzyme: MAYNFKKEMEKPERLTGGHRMCAGCGAPVAVRGVLRALKPEDQAVICSATSCLEVSTFLYPFTAWKDSFIHSAFENAAATISGAQTAYRVLKKKGKIDDTYKFIAFGGDGGTYDIGFQSLSGAMERGHDMVYVCYDNEAYMNTGIQRSSATPIGADTTTTPVGKESAGKPQGRKDLTDVIAAHNVPYVAQTTFIGNFKDLHEKAEKAIYTEGAAFLNVLAPCPRGWRYESEDLMEICKLAVETCYWPLFEVINGEWKLNYRPKKKLPIEEFLKKQGRFKHLFKPENRHIIDRIQANVDLKWERLLKRCGEELDK; encoded by the coding sequence ATGGCATATAATTTTAAAAAAGAGATGGAAAAACCAGAAAGATTAACTGGTGGTCATAGAATGTGTGCTGGTTGTGGAGCACCAGTAGCAGTAAGAGGAGTATTGAGAGCATTAAAACCTGAGGATCAAGCTGTAATTTGTAGTGCTACAAGTTGTTTAGAGGTATCTACCTTCCTATATCCTTTCACAGCTTGGAAAGATTCTTTTATTCACTCTGCCTTTGAAAATGCAGCTGCTACAATAAGTGGAGCACAAACTGCTTATAGAGTATTAAAGAAAAAAGGTAAAATTGATGATACTTATAAATTTATAGCCTTTGGTGGAGATGGAGGAACATATGATATAGGATTCCAATCATTATCTGGAGCAATGGAAAGAGGACATGATATGGTCTATGTTTGTTATGATAATGAAGCATATATGAATACTGGTATCCAAAGATCATCTGCTACTCCAATAGGAGCAGATACTACTACTACTCCTGTAGGAAAGGAAAGTGCTGGAAAACCACAAGGAAGAAAAGATTTAACTGATGTAATTGCAGCTCATAATGTTCCCTATGTTGCACAAACAACTTTTATAGGAAACTTTAAAGATTTACATGAAAAAGCAGAAAAAGCTATCTATACAGAAGGGGCAGCTTTCTTAAATGTTTTAGCTCCTTGTCCTAGAGGTTGGAGATATGAGAGTGAAGATTTGATGGAAATCTGTAAATTAGCGGTAGAAACTTGCTATTGGCCTCTATTTGAAGTGATCAATGGAGAATGGAAATTAAATTATAGACCTAAGAAAAAACTTCCTATTGAAGAGTTTTTAAAGAAACAAGGTAGATTTAAACATCTATTTAAACCTGAAAATAGACATATCATAGATAGAATACAGGCAAATGTAGATTTGAAATGGGAAAGACTATTAAAAAGATGTGGAGAAGAATTGGATAAATAA
- a CDS encoding YchJ family metal-binding protein encodes MSNPKTALELMKARYEAYTKCDIEFIKKTHDPKTAKGICWKEAEEWAKNSKWLGLEIVEVIAGTQFDKEGIVEFKARYIDSNGEEVVHHERSYFVKKGRHWYYKGWLEI; translated from the coding sequence ATGAGTAACCCTAAAACAGCACTTGAATTAATGAAAGCAAGGTATGAAGCATACACTAAATGTGATATAGAATTTATCAAAAAAACACATGATCCTAAAACGGCAAAAGGGATATGCTGGAAAGAAGCAGAGGAGTGGGCAAAAAATTCTAAATGGTTAGGTCTTGAAATTGTAGAAGTTATTGCAGGAACTCAATTTGATAAAGAGGGAATAGTTGAATTTAAGGCTAGATATATTGATAGCAACGGAGAAGAGGTGGTTCATCATGAAAGGAGTTATTTTGTAAAAAAAGGAAGACATTGGTATTATAAAGGTTGGCTTGAGATATAG
- the recG gene encoding ATP-dependent DNA helicase RecG, with the protein MVERYQKIYWPLENIDIGIESKNLKKLEKLGIRSISDLLYYFPKAYDDRTNIKKIGELRGEEYVVLKATLLTISAPPTRSGLKMVKTTATDGTGVIEVIWFQMPYLRKSLKIGEEYIFIGQVKRGYIFQMVNPEFKLSSNQRKLDEGEILPIYSTSKELPQNSLRKIIEKTLNTALSIINENIPDEIIKKYKLLDRKQALKAIHFPKNSKNLEEAKRRFAVEELLVLEMGILQKRFEVDDLNKEKYQLEDKKNLVKKYLASLPFELTNAQKRVITEIYRDLANGRIVNRLIQGDVGSGKTAVSMVLLLYMLENSYQGVLMAPTEILAVQHYLSVKDKFEKLGVRVELLTGSFTGKKKLKILEDIKNGDIGIVIGTHALIEESVVFNKLGLIIIDEQHRFGVLQRKALKDKGVLANLVVMSATPIPRSLALSIYGDLDVSVIDELPPGRKPIRTKWISSDEEITTMYNFIDKKLQQSRQAYFIAPLIEESEKLSAKSTQELTEEVEKFLPSYKIGVLHGKMKNSEKDEVMEKFKNKELDILVSTTVIEVGVDVPNSSIIVINNAERFGLSALHQLRGRVGRGQHQSYCFLVSKTDNATSKARLQVMEETQDGFKIAEEDLRLRKSGEIFGTKQSGLSDLKFIDIVHDVKTIKLVKDICTDYLKENNGKIHNDYLAIDISEKFKEVK; encoded by the coding sequence ATAGTGGAAAGATATCAGAAAATATACTGGCCTTTAGAAAATATTGATATTGGAATTGAAAGTAAAAATTTAAAAAAATTAGAAAAACTAGGTATAAGATCTATATCTGATCTACTCTATTATTTTCCTAAAGCCTATGATGATAGAACTAATATAAAAAAAATTGGTGAACTTCGTGGAGAGGAATATGTTGTTTTAAAAGCTACTCTCTTAACTATTTCTGCACCACCTACACGTTCTGGATTAAAGATGGTAAAAACTACTGCCACAGATGGAACTGGTGTTATTGAAGTTATCTGGTTTCAAATGCCTTATTTAAGGAAGTCTTTAAAAATAGGAGAAGAGTATATATTTATTGGACAGGTTAAACGTGGTTACATATTTCAGATGGTCAATCCCGAATTTAAACTAAGTAGTAATCAAAGAAAACTTGATGAAGGAGAGATTCTTCCTATATACAGTACCAGTAAGGAGCTTCCTCAAAACTCTCTTAGAAAAATTATTGAAAAAACTCTCAATACAGCTCTCTCTATTATAAACGAAAATATTCCTGATGAGATAATTAAAAAATATAAGCTATTGGATAGAAAACAAGCATTAAAAGCTATACATTTTCCTAAAAACAGTAAAAATTTAGAGGAAGCTAAAAGACGTTTTGCTGTTGAAGAGCTATTGGTTTTAGAAATGGGAATACTTCAAAAAAGATTTGAGGTAGATGATTTAAATAAGGAAAAATACCAGCTAGAGGATAAGAAAAATCTAGTAAAAAAATATTTAGCATCTCTTCCCTTTGAATTAACCAATGCCCAAAAAAGAGTTATTACCGAAATATACCGAGATTTAGCAAATGGTCGAATTGTAAATAGATTGATTCAAGGAGATGTTGGAAGTGGTAAAACTGCTGTTTCAATGGTTTTACTTCTATACATGTTAGAAAACTCATATCAAGGAGTACTTATGGCTCCTACTGAGATCTTAGCAGTACAACACTACCTCTCAGTAAAAGATAAATTTGAAAAATTGGGAGTTCGAGTAGAATTATTAACTGGAAGTTTTACTGGAAAGAAAAAATTAAAAATATTAGAAGATATCAAAAATGGCGATATAGGTATTGTTATTGGAACTCATGCTCTTATTGAGGAGAGTGTTGTTTTTAATAAATTAGGATTAATTATAATTGATGAACAACATAGATTCGGAGTTTTACAGAGAAAAGCTTTGAAAGATAAAGGAGTTTTAGCCAATCTTGTTGTTATGAGTGCCACACCTATTCCACGTTCACTAGCTTTAAGTATCTATGGTGACTTAGATGTATCTGTTATAGATGAACTCCCACCAGGAAGAAAACCCATTAGAACTAAGTGGATCTCCTCTGATGAAGAGATAACCACAATGTATAATTTTATTGATAAAAAATTGCAACAAAGTAGACAAGCCTATTTTATAGCTCCTCTTATTGAGGAGAGTGAAAAATTATCTGCTAAATCTACACAAGAACTTACTGAGGAAGTAGAAAAATTTTTACCCAGTTATAAGATAGGAGTACTTCATGGAAAGATGAAAAACTCTGAAAAAGATGAGGTTATGGAAAAATTTAAAAATAAAGAGTTGGATATCCTTGTTTCAACAACAGTTATTGAAGTAGGTGTAGATGTTCCCAATTCATCTATCATAGTTATAAATAATGCTGAAAGATTTGGACTTTCCGCCCTTCATCAATTACGTGGAAGAGTTGGAAGAGGACAACATCAATCTTACTGTTTTTTAGTTTCTAAAACAGATAATGCCACATCTAAGGCTAGGCTTCAAGTTATGGAAGAGACTCAAGATGGATTTAAAATTGCTGAAGAAGATCTGAGACTTAGAAAATCAGGAGAGATTTTTGGAACAAAACAGAGTGGACTTAGTGACTTAAAATTTATTGATATAGTACATGATGTTAAAACTATAAAATTAGTTAAAGATATATGTACTGATTACCTGAAAGAAAACAATGGAAAAATTCATAATGATTATTTAGCTATTGATATTTCAGAAAAATTTAAAGAGGTAAAATAA
- a CDS encoding proline--tRNA ligase — MRFSKSYIKTLKETPKEAEIASHKLLLRAAMIKKLTSGVYTYLPLGLKALKKVEAIVRRELDRAGSQEVFMPVLQPAELWKESGRWDVMGPLMMKLQDRAKRDFVLGPTHEEVVTDLIKNDLTSYKQLPLNLYQIQAKFRDEIRPRFGLMRGREFVMEDGYSFHATRESLDQEFDNIEAAYKRIFAGCGLKFRPVEADSGAIGGNGSKEFHVLADSGEDEIIYCESCDYAANVETAVSKVFHAEKEELKSPELVDTPNVSKIEDVVEFLKVPVERTVKAMMYKDLGTDDVYMVLIRGDYEVNETKLKNAIDAIEVELLTDEELEKLGLIKGFIGPFGADLGNIKIVADDTVLEITNHTAGGNKLDTHYLNVNYGRDYKADIVKDVKTVKPGHVCEKCDGTLTSARGIEVGHIFKLGTKYSEKLQANFIDEKGETHPIIMGCYGIGVSRTLASAVEQNNDEFGIVWPTAIAPYIVDVIPANMKDQTQVALAEELYNALLDDGIDTMIDDRDERPGFKFKDADLIGFPFKVICGKKAGEGLVELKIRKTGETFEISKDEVISKVRELMKKY; from the coding sequence ATGAGATTCAGTAAGAGTTATATTAAAACACTTAAAGAAACTCCAAAAGAAGCTGAAATAGCAAGTCATAAACTTCTTTTGAGAGCTGCAATGATTAAGAAATTAACTAGTGGAGTGTACACATACCTACCTCTAGGATTAAAAGCTCTTAAAAAAGTAGAGGCTATTGTAAGAAGAGAGTTAGACAGAGCAGGATCACAAGAGGTATTTATGCCAGTTCTACAACCAGCAGAACTTTGGAAAGAAAGTGGAAGATGGGACGTTATGGGACCTCTTATGATGAAATTACAAGATAGAGCTAAGAGAGATTTCGTATTAGGACCAACACATGAAGAGGTAGTAACAGACCTTATTAAAAATGATTTAACATCATACAAACAATTACCTTTAAATTTATATCAAATTCAAGCTAAATTTAGAGATGAAATCAGACCTAGATTTGGACTTATGAGAGGAAGAGAGTTCGTAATGGAAGATGGATACTCTTTCCACGCTACTAGAGAATCTCTAGATCAAGAGTTTGACAACATAGAGGCTGCATACAAAAGAATATTTGCTGGATGCGGACTAAAGTTTAGACCTGTTGAGGCTGACTCTGGTGCCATTGGTGGAAATGGATCTAAAGAGTTCCACGTATTAGCTGATTCTGGTGAAGATGAGATCATCTACTGTGAGAGTTGTGACTATGCAGCTAACGTAGAAACTGCTGTAAGTAAAGTTTTCCATGCTGAAAAAGAGGAGTTAAAATCTCCTGAATTAGTTGATACTCCAAATGTATCAAAAATAGAGGACGTTGTAGAGTTTTTAAAAGTTCCTGTAGAAAGAACTGTAAAAGCTATGATGTATAAAGATCTTGGAACTGATGATGTATACATGGTACTAATCAGAGGAGATTATGAAGTTAATGAAACTAAACTTAAAAATGCTATAGACGCTATTGAAGTTGAGTTATTAACTGATGAAGAGTTAGAAAAATTAGGACTTATCAAAGGATTTATTGGTCCTTTTGGAGCAGATTTAGGAAATATAAAAATAGTGGCAGACGATACTGTTTTAGAGATAACTAACCACACAGCTGGTGGAAATAAATTGGATACTCACTACCTAAATGTAAACTATGGTAGAGACTATAAAGCTGATATTGTTAAAGATGTAAAAACTGTTAAACCAGGACATGTTTGTGAAAAATGTGATGGAACTCTTACTTCTGCTAGAGGAATTGAAGTAGGTCACATATTCAAACTAGGAACTAAATACTCTGAGAAGTTACAAGCTAACTTCATAGATGAAAAAGGAGAAACTCATCCTATAATAATGGGGTGCTATGGTATAGGAGTATCTAGAACTCTTGCTTCTGCTGTTGAACAAAACAATGATGAATTTGGAATAGTTTGGCCAACTGCTATAGCTCCATATATTGTAGATGTTATCCCTGCTAATATGAAAGATCAGACACAAGTAGCTCTTGCTGAAGAACTATATAATGCTCTACTTGATGATGGTATAGATACTATGATTGACGATAGAGATGAAAGACCTGGATTCAAATTTAAAGATGCTGACTTAATTGGATTCCCATTTAAAGTTATCTGTGGTAAAAAAGCTGGAGAAGGTCTTGTTGAGTTAAAGATAAGAAAAACTGGAGAAACTTTTGAAATTTCAAAAGATGAAGTTATCTCTAAAGTTAGAGAATTAATGAAAAAATACTAA
- a CDS encoding leucyl aminopeptidase — MKVINKLEKFYDKNLLLIFEDENNYCDCIPEDGKKLIEKLKEKNSFTGKRSEVLSVNYFVNDTLISMDILGFGKKEEFSENILRETLFKYLNGQKGSILISSNSKELGNTDIICEIVGNVNYYFDEFKSEKGKKIDVDFFSFDNIDITEALILNEATDVTRELVNLPANIINPDTLAERTLLLGKEFGFEVEILDENKIQDLGMNLLYNVGKASVNKPKLIVMRYFGDSSSDEKIGLVGKGLTYDTGGLCLKPADSMLTMKDDMTGGATVIGTMCAVAKNKIKRNVIAVVPACENSINGNSYRPGDIIKSMNGKSVEIINTDAEGRLALADAITYIVRNEKVSEIIDVATLTGAMMVALGTFITGVFSNSDDIYSKLENSCNKYGERIWRMPLDNQFKELLKSEVADIKHMGTRWGGAISAAKFLEIFAEDTPWTHMDIAGTAFDNSSKWFKKGASGVHVKGLYNYCKER; from the coding sequence ATGAAAGTTATAAATAAATTAGAAAAATTTTATGATAAAAATCTTCTATTAATATTTGAAGATGAGAATAATTATTGTGATTGTATTCCTGAAGATGGAAAAAAATTAATAGAAAAACTAAAGGAGAAAAACTCTTTTACTGGAAAGAGATCTGAAGTTTTATCAGTTAACTATTTTGTTAACGACACTCTTATATCAATGGATATTCTAGGATTTGGAAAAAAAGAGGAGTTCTCTGAAAATATATTGAGAGAGACTCTTTTTAAATATCTTAACGGACAAAAAGGTAGTATATTAATATCTAGTAACTCTAAAGAACTTGGAAATACCGATATTATTTGTGAAATAGTTGGAAATGTAAATTACTATTTTGATGAATTTAAAAGTGAAAAAGGAAAAAAAATAGATGTTGATTTTTTCTCTTTTGATAATATAGATATTACAGAGGCTCTTATTTTAAATGAGGCTACTGATGTTACTAGAGAATTGGTTAATTTACCAGCTAATATTATCAACCCTGACACTCTAGCTGAGAGAACTTTACTACTTGGTAAGGAGTTTGGATTTGAAGTAGAAATACTTGATGAGAATAAAATTCAAGATTTAGGTATGAACCTTTTATATAACGTTGGAAAAGCTTCTGTTAATAAACCTAAGCTTATAGTTATGAGATATTTTGGAGATTCTTCTTCTGATGAAAAAATAGGTTTAGTTGGAAAAGGATTAACTTATGATACTGGTGGACTTTGTTTAAAACCTGCTGATTCTATGCTAACTATGAAAGATGATATGACTGGTGGAGCTACAGTTATTGGTACAATGTGTGCTGTGGCTAAAAATAAAATAAAAAGAAATGTTATCGCTGTTGTTCCTGCTTGTGAAAACTCTATCAATGGAAACTCATACAGACCTGGAGATATTATCAAATCTATGAACGGAAAGAGTGTAGAGATAATAAATACTGATGCAGAAGGTAGATTAGCCCTTGCTGATGCTATAACTTATATTGTTAGAAATGAAAAGGTCAGTGAAATAATTGATGTAGCTACTCTTACTGGAGCTATGATGGTAGCTTTAGGTACATTTATTACTGGAGTATTCTCTAACTCTGATGATATTTATTCTAAATTAGAGAATAGTTGTAATAAATATGGAGAAAGAATCTGGAGAATGCCTCTTGATAACCAATTTAAAGAACTTTTAAAATCAGAGGTTGCTGATATTAAACATATGGGAACAAGATGGGGTGGAGCTATTAGTGCTGCTAAATTCTTAGAAATTTTTGCTGAGGATACTCCTTGGACACATATGGATATTGCTGGTACTGCCTTTGATAACTCCTCTAAATGGTTTAAAAAAGGAGCTTCTGGAGTACATGTAAAAGGTCTTTATAACTATTGTAAAGAGAGATAA